The following are encoded in a window of Acropora muricata isolate sample 2 chromosome 6, ASM3666990v1, whole genome shotgun sequence genomic DNA:
- the LOC136921030 gene encoding uncharacterized protein, with product MNLAGGQKKSEESELVNITVLPISEETIQKPMQVYAINKPCSSAKTVSRRIVNSYPHLEAISNELYLSGGSIGLLTRTDFPDAFVDIHVIPGSPGEPIAKRNCFGWYVMGQFSGQGDESSAIRTVDVGTVSALEDMTKLLVQDTLGVKPTVFCTCKDNELKENKFIKSIADSTEIVDGRIQVRMPWSEDGPPKESNYDVAYQRMLSSEKTFKRKNCIEDVQVEIQKLLEQEFIVEIKQVDHNVPEWYLPMQAVLTPDRSTKLRVVYDASAKGQNGKSLNNHLEKGPNYINNLPNVLIAWRFDQVAYSGDMRKMFNQVWIHPDDQVFHRFLWRTNESEQPRVYQWVRLNFGDKPAPDIAAAAIKTLAKASEAQHSEGAKELCTHVYVDDIGSSRENEARCKKVTSEIDAILSTGQFQVKAWHSNNKNVNQSHEERPDFLGHKWIKVLDKISFKKSEIGAKLSKRGCLASVAQMWDPMGLVVPCTIELSIDLQELWSAGYSWDEILPEEISMKWIRNIQILNQLLTYEFDRKLKPDHAVGLPEIHGFCDGGEKAYRAVVFLRWKLANSNYFCVPLMVKAFVAPLKKKLILRLELIGCLTLSRLYSTCKEALEFAELSDAKTVFWMDSQTVLAWIKTPPKRFKPFVSVRVAEIQETLDTQAFKYIRSDVNPVVLYLKSLICLL from the coding sequence ATGAATCTGGCTGGAGGACAGAAGAAGTCGGAAGAATCAGAGTTAGTTAACATTACCGTACTACCCATCTCAGAAGAAACAATTCAGAAGCCTATGCAAGTTTACGCAATAAATAAACCGTGCAGTTCAGCAAAAACAGTATCAAGAAGGATTGTAAATAGCTATCCACACCTAGAAGCAATCTCAAATGAACTCTATTTATCTGGTGGATCAATAGGCTTGTTGACCAGGACAGATTTTCCTGATGCTTTTGTTGACATTCACGTTATCCCCGGAAGCCCAGGAGAACCAATAGCAAAGAGAAATTGTTTTGGATGGTATGTCATGGGCCAATTTTCTGGTCAAGGAGACGAATCCTCTGCGATCAGAACAGTTGACGTAGGAACTGTCAGTGCATTAGAAGACATGACAAAACTCCTTGTACAAGACACGCTAGGAGTCAAACCGACAGTGTTTTGCACGTGTAAAGACAAcgagttaaaagaaaataagtttatCAAGTCAATTGCAGATTCAACTGAAATCGTCGATGGGAGAATCCAGGTACGAATGCCATGGTCAGAAGACGGACCCCCAAAGGAGAGCAATTACGATGTTGCGTACCAGCGAATGTTGTCCTCAGAGAAAACCTTCAAGAGAAAGAACTGTATCGAGGACGTACAAGTCGAAATTCAGAAGCTGCTCGAACAAGAGTTTATCGTAGAAATCAAACAGGTCGACCATAACGTTCCGGAATGGTATCTTCCTATGCAGGCTGTTTTAACCCCAGATAGAAGCACCAAACTTCGTGTAGTCTACGATGCATCCGCAAAGGGCCAAAATGGAAAGTCCCTAAACAATCATCTAGAAAAAGGGCCGAACTATATTAACAACTTACCTAACGTTCTCATTGCTTGGCGCTTCGATCAAGTTGCATATTCCGGAGACATGCGCAAGATGTTTAATCAAGTTTGGATCCACCCAGATGATCAAGTATTCCACAGATTCCTATGGAGAACAAACGAAAGTGAACAACCCCGAGTGTATCAGTGGGTCAGATTAAATTTCGGGGACAAACCCGCACCCGATATTGCAGCTGCAGCAATCAAGACCTTGGCCAAAGCATCAGAAGCGCAGCATTCAGAAGGAGCTAAAGAGCTCTGCACACATGTCTACGTGGATGATATTGGCAGTTCCAGAGAGAACGAAGCAAGATGCAAGAAAGTTACAAGTGAAATCGACGCCATACTTTCAActggacaatttcaagtcaaagcatGGCACTCCAACAACAAGAACGTTAACCAGTCACACGAAGAACGTCCAGATTTTCTTGGCCACAAATGGATAAAAGTTCTCGACAAGATTTCCTTTAAGAAGAGCGAAATTGGAGCAAAGCTTTCAAAAAGGGGATGTCTGGCCAGCGTCGCACAAATGTGGGATCCCATGGGGCTCGTAGTACCATGCACCATTGAATTGAGTATTGATCTCCAAGAATTGTGGAGTGCAGGATATTCGTGGGACGAAATTCTTCCCGAAGAGATTAGTATGAAGTGGATAAGAAACATTCAAATCCTCAATCAGCTTCTCACATACGAGTTCGACAGAAAGTTGAAGCCTGATCATGCAGTGGGTTTACCTGAAATACACGGGTTTTGCGACGGAGGAGAGAAGGCGTACCGGGCCGTTGTGTTCCTCAGATGGAAGCTGGCAAACAGCAATTACTTCTGTGTCCCGCTCATGGTGAAGGCATTCGTTGCACCtctaaagaagaaattaatTCTGCGATTGGAATTAATTGGATGTCTTACGCTCTCCAGATTGTACAGCACTTGCAAAGAAGCGCTAGAATTTGCCGAGTTGTCTGACGCCAAGACAGTATTTTGGATGGATTCACAAACTGTATTAGCCTGGATTAAAACGCCCCCCAAAAGATTCAAGCCGTTTGTCTCGGTGAGAGTTGCTGAGATTCAGGAAACTCTTGACACTCAAGCATTCAAGTACATCAGATCTGATGTTAACCCAGTTGTTCTTTACTTAAAGTCCTTGATTTGCTTACTATGA
- the LOC136921031 gene encoding uncharacterized protein, with amino-acid sequence MLQVKKIIEDHVSDSEEEEIGDLELPSGENRETHTSWCLCERCAVMPTEKACVCCKEIAFLSKATCDGNVSFLVGLSCITEHESFLTVCPNREVLWTALAAYRQFTWWVHGHLGKTICHVIPSCVVMNIRSAFPSEDGSYTGYIVGDDDESTFDSELEQAWKDFLNG; translated from the exons ATGCTTCAagtgaagaaaattatagaagACCACGTAAGTGATTCAGAGGAAGAAGAAATAGGCGATCTGGAATTGCCCAGTGGCGAAAATCGAGAAACACATACTTCTTGGTGCCTGTGTGAAAGATGTGCTGTCATGCCGACTGAAAAGGCATGTGTTTGCTGCAAAGAAATCGCTTTCCTGTCGAAA GCCACTTGTGACGGTAATGTTTCATTCCTTGTAGGATTATCTTGCATAACTGAGCATGAAAGTTTTCTGACAGTTTGCCCAAACAGAGAAGTCTTGTGGACAGCCTTG GCAGCATACAGACAGTTCACCTGGTGGGTTCATGGCCATCTAGGCAAAACAATTTGCCATGTTATCCCTTCTTGTGTGGTGATGAATATAAGGTCTGCTTTTCCATCTGAAGATGGAAGTTACACTGGATACATTGTTGGAGATGATGATGAAAGCACATTTGACAGTGAACTTGAACAAGCATGGAAAGACTTTTTAAATGGTTGA